From a single Nocardioides sp. dk884 genomic region:
- a CDS encoding ABC transporter ATP-binding protein, which yields MTVTTSTTPAPDATGRAPEAVGLDRATKRYGAVAALDGVSLSVGDGEFVTLLGPSGSGKTTCLQIMAGITRPDDGTVRIAGRDVRRVPMHKRNIGMVFQSYALFPHLDVASNVLYPLRTRGWSKERALRAMREALALVRLTGFEERRPDQLSGGQQQRVALARAIVFEPSVLLLDEPLSALDRLLREEMQLELRRVHELTGMATVCVTHDRSEALTMSDRVVLLDGGRIVQEGTPREMYDDSATLFAAQFLGEVNRFAMTLRDGVLSDGARTLRSTRAATVPEGDVDVAFRVENVRLEPAGDERGDEAWTGVVRDTVFLGEGMRYVVDLGGGSVVARVARGLGPVAFVAGDRVRVRVAPSEVMVFPAAG from the coding sequence ATGACGGTGACCACCTCCACCACCCCCGCACCCGACGCCACCGGGCGCGCGCCCGAGGCCGTCGGGCTGGACCGCGCGACCAAGCGGTACGGCGCCGTGGCCGCGCTCGACGGCGTCTCGCTGTCGGTCGGCGACGGCGAGTTCGTGACCCTGCTCGGGCCCAGCGGCAGCGGGAAGACGACCTGCCTGCAGATCATGGCCGGCATCACCCGACCCGACGACGGCACGGTGCGGATCGCGGGTCGCGACGTACGCCGGGTGCCGATGCACAAGCGCAACATCGGGATGGTCTTCCAGAGCTACGCGCTCTTCCCGCACCTCGACGTCGCGTCGAACGTGCTCTATCCGCTGCGCACGCGCGGGTGGTCGAAGGAGCGCGCGCTGCGGGCGATGCGCGAGGCGCTCGCGCTCGTGCGGCTGACCGGGTTCGAGGAGCGCCGTCCCGACCAGCTCAGCGGCGGGCAGCAGCAGCGGGTGGCGCTCGCGCGGGCGATCGTCTTCGAGCCGAGCGTGCTGCTGCTCGACGAGCCGCTGTCGGCGCTGGACCGGTTGCTGCGCGAGGAGATGCAGCTGGAGCTGCGCCGGGTGCACGAGCTCACCGGCATGGCGACGGTGTGCGTCACCCACGACCGCTCCGAGGCGCTGACGATGTCGGACCGGGTGGTGCTCCTCGACGGCGGCCGGATCGTCCAGGAGGGCACGCCGCGGGAGATGTACGACGACTCCGCGACGCTGTTCGCCGCGCAGTTCCTGGGGGAGGTGAACCGGTTCGCGATGACGTTGCGCGACGGGGTGCTGTCCGACGGCGCCCGGACGCTGCGCTCGACGCGTGCCGCCACGGTGCCCGAGGGCGACGTCGACGTGGCGTTCCGGGTCGAGAACGTGCGCCTGGAGCCCGCCGGGGACGAGCGGGGCGACGAGGCCTGGACGGGTGTCGTGCGCGACACGGTCTTCCTCGGCGAGGGGATGCGCTACGTCGTCGACCTCGGCGGCGGGTCGGTGGTCGCCCGGGTGGCGCGGGGCCTGGGCCCGGTCGCCTTCGTCGCGGGTGACCGGGTGCGGGTGCGGGTGGCGCCGAGCGAGGTGATGGTCTTCCCGGCCGCAGGGTGA
- the coaE gene encoding dephospho-CoA kinase: protein MRVGLTGGIASGKSTVAAMLEELGAVIIDGDKLAREVVERGTPGLAAVVEAFGEELLTPEGDLDRPALGKVVFGDEAKRRVLEGIVHPLVFERYAALEAAAPPDALVVHDIPLLAESGRADTFDAVLVVDVPVATQLERLVRDRGMDPADAEARIAAQATREQRLAIATHVLDNTGTREQLRDRVHEVVAELRGAADRL from the coding sequence ATGCGAGTGGGACTCACCGGCGGGATCGCCTCGGGCAAGAGCACTGTCGCGGCGATGCTGGAGGAGCTCGGCGCGGTCATCATCGACGGCGACAAGCTCGCCCGCGAGGTGGTCGAGCGGGGCACGCCCGGGCTCGCCGCGGTCGTCGAGGCCTTCGGCGAGGAGCTGCTGACCCCGGAGGGCGACCTGGACCGGCCCGCGCTGGGCAAGGTCGTCTTCGGCGACGAGGCCAAGCGCCGGGTCCTCGAGGGGATCGTGCACCCGTTGGTCTTCGAGCGGTACGCCGCGCTCGAGGCAGCTGCCCCGCCGGACGCCCTGGTCGTGCATGACATCCCGCTGCTGGCCGAGTCCGGGCGCGCCGACACCTTCGACGCCGTACTCGTGGTGGACGTGCCGGTCGCGACCCAGCTCGAGCGGCTGGTCCGCGACCGGGGCATGGACCCTGCCGACGCCGAGGCACGCATCGCCGCGCAGGCGACGCGCGAGCAGCGCCTCGCCATCGCCACCCACGTGCTGGACAACACCGGCACCCGCGAGCAGCTGCGCGACCGGGTGCACGAGGTGGTCGCGGAGCTCCGCGGCGCGGCGGACCGGCTGTAA
- a CDS encoding sigma-70 family RNA polymerase sigma factor encodes MATRTATAGTREIEGRDSVGLYLDEIARNPLLDAAAEVELSKTIEAGLMAEQLLREGRVGRRKGGAPMSASREELEWLAEEGRRAVDTFITANLRLVVSIARKYGRAQMPMLDLIQEGNTGLIRAVEKFDYTKGYKFSTYATWWVRQAITRGIAQQARVVRLPVHVVEELNQVGGARRTLERQLGRDPEPAEIAQELGMEVERVLDLMAWGREHVSLDSPVDEDGDTSLGDLMAQETSPGPDLTVLDVESRERLNSLVGHLDDRAADIIRSRYGLVDGRQHKLADIGTKHGISAERVRQLEREALQKLRRIADPDLAA; translated from the coding sequence ATGGCTACACGAACCGCGACGGCAGGGACACGCGAGATCGAGGGCCGCGACAGCGTCGGCCTCTACCTCGACGAGATCGCGCGCAACCCCTTGCTCGACGCCGCCGCCGAGGTCGAGCTCTCCAAGACGATCGAGGCCGGGCTGATGGCCGAGCAGCTGCTGCGCGAGGGCCGCGTCGGTCGCCGCAAGGGTGGTGCCCCCATGTCGGCCTCCCGCGAGGAGCTGGAGTGGCTGGCCGAGGAGGGGCGACGCGCCGTCGACACCTTCATCACCGCCAACCTGCGCCTCGTGGTCTCCATCGCCCGCAAGTACGGCCGCGCGCAGATGCCGATGCTCGACCTGATCCAAGAGGGCAACACCGGCCTGATCCGGGCGGTCGAGAAGTTCGACTACACCAAGGGCTACAAGTTCTCCACCTACGCGACCTGGTGGGTGCGCCAGGCGATCACGCGAGGGATCGCCCAGCAGGCCCGGGTCGTACGCCTGCCCGTGCACGTGGTCGAGGAGCTCAACCAGGTCGGCGGCGCGCGCCGCACCCTGGAGCGCCAGCTCGGCCGCGACCCCGAGCCCGCCGAGATCGCCCAGGAGCTCGGCATGGAGGTCGAGCGGGTGCTGGACCTGATGGCCTGGGGCCGCGAGCACGTCAGCCTCGACTCCCCGGTCGATGAGGACGGCGACACCTCGCTGGGCGACCTGATGGCCCAGGAGACCTCGCCGGGCCCGGACCTCACCGTCCTCGACGTGGAGTCGCGCGAGCGGCTCAACAGCCTGGTCGGTCACCTCGACGACCGTGCCGCCGACATCATCCGCTCGCGCTACGGCCTGGTCGACGGGCGCCAGCACAAGCTCGCCGACATCGGCACCAAGCACGGCATCTCCGCCGAGCGGGTCCGCCAGCTCGAGCGGGAGGCGCTGCAGAAGCTGCGCCGCATCGCCGACCCCGACCTGGCGGCCTGA
- a CDS encoding S9 family peptidase, protein MSDSPASAAAEPLTQPPLAPRRPTTREIHGHTRVDDYEWLRDKDSPEVIAHLEAENAWTEQRTAHLAGLRSSIFEEIRSRTLETDLSVPTRNRGYWYYGRSFEGKEYGASCRVPVRDADDWTPPRPAEDCAPDQPALPGEEVLLDLNALAEGHDFFSLGGSAVSLDDRLLAWSVDTAGDERYTVRFKDLSTGELLPDELTGVLGNVTWHPNGLDTYYSTVDESWRPDKVWRHRLGTPQSEDELVLHETDGRFWTGIGRSRDARFLMIALGSKTTSEYHYLDTTDPAATWQVFAERREDLEYSLEPARIGGEEVFLVHHNGTGPDFEIAVAPVAPTPPEQWRPLIAHDPSVRLEGVDAFAGHLVVHQRSGGLTQLRIIELTGDGGDADSGLGEDYLVGFDQAVYTVGAGSNPAFDQPVVRLGYTTMAVPPSVYDYDVRTRELHLLRRTPVLGGYDPADYEEHRLWATAEDGERIPISIVCRIGAREDVGGGAGPVPTLLYGYGAYEASMDPYFSIGRLSLLDRGAAFAIAHVRGGGEMGRRWYDEGKLAHKQNTFSDFIACARHLVRTGWSTPETLIAEGGSAGGLLMGAVANQAPELFGGIVAQVPFVDNLTTMLDATLPLTVTEYDEWGNPEDDPAAYEWIAAYAPYDNVTAQDYPPILAETSLNDTRVLYVEPAKWVARLRERTASPDILLRTEMSAGHGGVSGRYKAWHDRAFSLAWILDRMGLASTPPTS, encoded by the coding sequence ATGTCCGACAGTCCCGCCTCCGCCGCCGCGGAGCCGCTCACGCAGCCGCCGCTCGCCCCCCGCCGCCCCACCACCCGCGAGATCCACGGGCACACCCGGGTCGACGACTACGAGTGGCTGCGCGACAAGGACTCCCCCGAGGTGATCGCGCACCTCGAGGCCGAGAACGCCTGGACCGAGCAGCGCACCGCCCACCTGGCCGGCCTGCGCTCCTCGATCTTCGAGGAGATCCGCTCGCGCACCCTCGAGACCGACCTCTCGGTGCCGACCCGCAACCGCGGCTACTGGTACTACGGCCGCTCCTTCGAGGGCAAGGAGTACGGCGCGAGCTGCCGCGTGCCGGTGCGCGACGCCGACGACTGGACCCCGCCCCGCCCCGCCGAGGACTGCGCCCCCGACCAGCCGGCGCTGCCCGGCGAGGAGGTGCTCCTCGACCTCAACGCGCTCGCCGAGGGCCACGACTTCTTCTCCCTGGGCGGCTCCGCGGTCAGCCTCGACGACCGGCTGCTGGCCTGGTCGGTCGACACCGCCGGCGACGAGCGCTACACCGTGCGCTTCAAGGACCTCAGCACCGGCGAGCTGCTCCCCGACGAGCTCACCGGCGTGCTCGGCAACGTCACCTGGCACCCCAACGGCCTGGACACCTACTACTCCACCGTGGATGAGAGCTGGCGTCCCGACAAGGTCTGGCGCCACCGCCTCGGCACCCCGCAGTCCGAGGACGAGCTCGTGCTCCACGAGACCGACGGCCGCTTCTGGACCGGCATCGGGCGCAGCCGCGACGCGCGGTTCTTGATGATCGCCCTCGGCTCGAAGACCACCAGCGAGTACCACTACCTCGACACCACCGACCCCGCGGCGACCTGGCAGGTCTTCGCCGAGCGCCGCGAGGACCTGGAGTACTCCCTCGAGCCCGCCCGCATCGGCGGTGAGGAGGTCTTCCTGGTCCACCACAACGGCACCGGCCCCGACTTCGAGATCGCGGTGGCGCCGGTCGCGCCGACCCCGCCGGAGCAGTGGCGCCCGCTCATCGCCCACGACCCGTCGGTGCGCCTGGAGGGCGTCGACGCCTTCGCCGGCCACCTGGTCGTGCACCAGCGCAGCGGCGGGCTGACCCAGCTGCGCATCATCGAGCTCACGGGCGACGGCGGCGACGCGGACAGCGGGCTCGGCGAGGACTACCTCGTCGGCTTCGACCAGGCGGTCTACACCGTCGGCGCCGGGTCCAACCCGGCCTTCGACCAGCCGGTGGTGCGCCTCGGCTACACCACGATGGCGGTGCCGCCGTCGGTCTACGACTACGACGTGCGCACCCGCGAGCTGCACCTGCTGCGCCGCACCCCGGTGCTCGGCGGCTACGACCCGGCCGACTACGAGGAGCACCGGCTCTGGGCCACCGCCGAGGACGGCGAGCGGATCCCGATCTCGATCGTGTGCCGCATCGGCGCGCGCGAGGACGTCGGCGGCGGCGCCGGGCCGGTGCCGACGCTGCTCTACGGCTACGGCGCCTACGAGGCCTCGATGGACCCCTACTTCTCGATCGGGCGGCTCTCGCTGCTCGATCGCGGCGCGGCGTTCGCGATCGCGCACGTGCGCGGCGGCGGCGAGATGGGCCGGCGCTGGTACGACGAGGGCAAGCTCGCCCACAAGCAGAACACCTTCTCCGACTTCATCGCCTGCGCGCGCCACCTCGTCCGCACCGGCTGGTCCACCCCGGAGACCCTCATCGCCGAGGGCGGCAGCGCCGGCGGGCTGCTGATGGGTGCGGTCGCCAACCAGGCCCCCGAGCTGTTCGGGGGGATCGTCGCCCAGGTGCCCTTCGTCGACAACCTCACCACCATGCTCGACGCGACGCTGCCGCTGACCGTGACCGAGTACGACGAGTGGGGCAACCCCGAGGACGACCCCGCGGCGTACGAGTGGATCGCCGCCTACGCGCCGTACGACAACGTCACCGCGCAGGACTACCCGCCGATCCTGGCCGAGACCTCGCTCAACGACACCCGGGTGCTCTACGTCGAGCCGGCCAAGTGGGTCGCGCGGCTGCGCGAGCGCACCGCGAGCCCCGACATCCTGCTGCGCACCGAGATGAGCGCCGGCCACGGCGGCGTCTCGGGTCGCTACAAGGCCTGGCACGACCGAGCGTTCTCGCTGGCCTGGATCCTGGACCGGATGGGCCTGGCCAGCACGCCGCCCACCTCCTAG
- a CDS encoding 5-oxoprolinase subunit PxpA: protein MTRPTVDLNADLGEEVTDDTALLGVVTSANVACGYHAGSAAIMRAVCEEAAARGVSIGAQVSYDDRANFGRVARDVAADVLREQVADQVGTLAQIAAAAGTAVRYVKPHGALYHRAIIDAEQAGAVLAGSGDLPVLGMPGHLLDGARAAGRRVLHEGFPDRGYGADGRLLPRGLPGALLEDVAEIAAQAVRLAGRVDSVCVHGDSPGAVAHAHAVRRALEESGHVVGSWWTGEPGEPGGS, encoded by the coding sequence ATGACACGACCGACCGTGGACCTCAACGCCGACCTCGGGGAGGAGGTCACCGACGACACCGCGCTGCTGGGGGTGGTGACCAGCGCCAACGTCGCCTGCGGCTATCACGCCGGGTCCGCGGCGATCATGCGCGCGGTCTGCGAGGAGGCGGCCGCGCGCGGCGTGAGCATCGGGGCCCAGGTCTCCTACGACGACCGGGCGAACTTCGGGCGGGTGGCGCGCGACGTCGCCGCCGACGTCTTGCGCGAGCAGGTCGCCGACCAGGTCGGCACGCTCGCGCAGATCGCCGCGGCCGCCGGGACGGCGGTGCGCTACGTCAAGCCGCACGGCGCGCTCTACCACCGCGCGATCATCGATGCCGAGCAGGCCGGCGCGGTGCTGGCGGGCTCCGGTGACCTGCCCGTGCTGGGGATGCCGGGGCACCTGCTCGACGGGGCCCGGGCGGCGGGTCGCCGGGTGCTGCACGAGGGCTTCCCCGACCGCGGATACGGCGCGGACGGCCGGCTGCTCCCGCGGGGGCTGCCCGGCGCGCTGCTCGAGGACGTCGCCGAGATCGCCGCCCAGGCGGTGCGGCTCGCCGGCCGGGTGGACTCGGTCTGCGTGCACGGCGACAGCCCCGGGGCGGTCGCCCACGCCCACGCCGTACGACGTGCGCTGGAGGAGTCCGGGCACGTGGTCGGCTCGTGGTGGACGGGGGAGCCGGGGGAGCCGGGTGGCTCCTGA
- a CDS encoding SDR family oxidoreductase: protein MSHIVVTGSTKGVGNALAREFLRRGHSVVVTGRGAAAVDEAAGKLAPEATGGARVLGRATDVTDVEEVQALWDFAAGELGRVDLWVNNAGVANTTAAIVDTTPADVRAMVSTNMLGTIFGSQVAVRGMLAQGGGQLFNVLGGGSDGKIRPNMGVYAATKRGLDMFTRALVKETKDSAVRVGQVRPGMLITEGWLREAAVAPEQVASQRKILNILCDHVDDVAPYLVEKMLASTRSGEEIAWLTNARMMRKFMSPKQDVLARYGL from the coding sequence ATGTCCCACATCGTCGTCACCGGCAGCACCAAGGGAGTCGGCAACGCCCTGGCCCGTGAGTTCCTCCGGCGGGGGCACAGCGTGGTCGTGACCGGCCGCGGCGCCGCGGCCGTCGACGAGGCGGCCGGCAAGCTCGCGCCGGAGGCCACCGGCGGGGCCCGCGTCCTGGGCCGCGCCACCGACGTCACGGACGTCGAGGAGGTCCAGGCGCTGTGGGACTTCGCGGCCGGCGAGCTCGGCCGGGTCGACCTGTGGGTCAACAACGCCGGCGTCGCGAACACAACCGCCGCCATCGTCGACACCACGCCGGCCGACGTCCGCGCGATGGTGAGCACCAACATGCTGGGCACGATCTTCGGCTCCCAGGTCGCGGTCCGCGGCATGCTCGCGCAGGGCGGCGGGCAGCTGTTCAACGTCCTCGGCGGCGGCAGCGACGGCAAGATCCGCCCGAACATGGGGGTCTACGCCGCCACCAAGCGCGGCCTGGACATGTTCACCCGCGCGCTGGTCAAGGAGACCAAGGACAGTGCCGTGCGGGTGGGTCAGGTGCGCCCCGGGATGCTGATCACCGAGGGCTGGCTGCGCGAGGCCGCGGTCGCGCCCGAGCAGGTCGCCAGCCAGCGCAAGATCCTCAACATCCTGTGCGACCACGTCGACGACGTCGCGCCCTACCTCGTCGAGAAGATGCTCGCCAGCACCCGCTCGGGCGAGGAGATCGCCTGGCTGACCAACGCGCGGATGATGCGCAAGTTCATGTCGCCCAAGCAGGACGTGCTCGCCCGCTACGGGCTGTAG
- a CDS encoding 5-oxoprolinase subunit B family protein — protein MRFRAVGEHALLVEVDDAGSALALATWARHAGIEATDVVPGAGTVLFDGVAADLAHVADRLGAWPGPADAPPGALVEVAVTWDGADLEWVAEQWGTGPEGAVARLCDLELVSAFCGFAPGFAYLAGLPADLAVPRLATPRPRVPAGSVALADTWCGVYPSASPGGWRLLGHTDAPLWDVDRAEPALLAPGTRVRFVSA, from the coding sequence ATGCGATTCCGGGCGGTCGGCGAGCACGCGCTGCTCGTCGAGGTCGACGATGCGGGCAGCGCCCTGGCGCTCGCCACCTGGGCGCGGCACGCCGGCATCGAGGCGACCGACGTGGTGCCGGGTGCCGGCACCGTGCTGTTCGACGGCGTGGCCGCGGACCTGGCCCACGTGGCCGACCGGCTGGGCGCCTGGCCGGGTCCGGCTGACGCGCCGCCCGGCGCGCTCGTCGAGGTGGCGGTCACCTGGGACGGCGCCGACCTGGAGTGGGTCGCTGAGCAGTGGGGGACCGGCCCGGAGGGGGCGGTCGCCCGGCTGTGCGACCTCGAGCTGGTGTCGGCGTTCTGCGGCTTCGCGCCGGGCTTCGCCTACCTCGCGGGGCTGCCGGCGGACCTCGCCGTACCCCGGCTGGCGACGCCGCGGCCGCGGGTGCCGGCCGGGTCGGTGGCGCTGGCCGACACGTGGTGTGGCGTCTACCCCTCCGCCTCGCCGGGCGGCTGGCGGCTGCTCGGGCACACCGACGCGCCGCTCTGGGACGTCGACCGGGCCGAGCCGGCGCTGCTCGCGCCCGGCACCCGGGTGCGGTTCGTGAGCGCGTGA
- a CDS encoding biotin-dependent carboxyltransferase family protein, with protein sequence MSAGLLHVLRAGTLSTVQDRGRPGLAHLGVPRAGALDQPAAALANRLVGNPEGAAVLEVTLGGLEVLADVGRWVAVTGAPAPLRIDGVARDLARATWLAPGARLRLEAPPSGVRSYLAVAGGLVPAPVLGSRSTDVLAGVGPPPVRDGARLPLGVPTGSPAPHDTPRPPVPGPLRLRPGPREDWFAAEALARLAATSYVVLPASNRVGLRLDGPPLPRVRHGELPSEGMVLGAVQVPPDGRPVVFLADHPPTGGYPVVGVVAPEDLWQCAQLRPGERVRFALTPARRRPGPPPPPGPAGSRR encoded by the coding sequence GTGAGCGCCGGCCTGCTGCACGTGCTGCGCGCCGGGACGCTGAGCACCGTGCAGGACCGCGGCCGGCCCGGGCTGGCGCACCTCGGCGTGCCCCGCGCCGGGGCACTGGACCAGCCGGCCGCCGCGCTGGCCAACCGGCTGGTCGGCAACCCTGAGGGCGCCGCGGTGCTCGAGGTGACCCTCGGAGGTCTGGAGGTCCTCGCCGACGTCGGACGCTGGGTGGCGGTCACCGGCGCCCCCGCGCCGCTGCGCATCGACGGCGTCGCCCGGGACCTGGCCCGCGCGACCTGGCTGGCGCCCGGGGCTCGGCTGCGCCTGGAGGCGCCGCCCTCGGGGGTGCGGTCCTACCTCGCGGTCGCCGGCGGGCTGGTTCCGGCGCCGGTGCTGGGGTCGCGCTCCACCGACGTCCTGGCCGGGGTCGGTCCGCCGCCGGTCCGCGACGGGGCGCGGCTGCCGCTCGGCGTACCGACCGGGTCGCCCGCTCCCCACGACACCCCGCGCCCGCCGGTGCCGGGGCCGCTGCGGCTGCGTCCCGGGCCCCGCGAGGACTGGTTCGCCGCCGAGGCGCTCGCGCGGCTCGCCGCGACGTCGTACGTCGTGCTGCCGGCGTCCAACCGGGTCGGGCTGCGCCTCGACGGCCCGCCGCTGCCGCGGGTGCGGCACGGGGAGCTGCCGAGCGAGGGGATGGTGCTCGGGGCGGTGCAGGTGCCACCGGACGGGCGCCCGGTGGTGTTCCTCGCCGATCACCCGCCCACCGGCGGCTACCCGGTCGTCGGGGTGGTCGCGCCCGAGGACCTCTGGCAGTGCGCGCAGCTGCGCCCGGGGGAGCGGGTGCGGTTCGCGCTCACGCCGGCGCGTCGTCGCCCGGGTCCTCCTCCGCCTCCGGGGCCGGCGGGGTCCAGGCGCTGA
- a CDS encoding DNA polymerase IV, with amino-acid sequence MRVHASVLHLDLDAFFASVEQRDKPSLRGKPVVVGGVGGRGVVSTASYEARRYGVRSAMSTREARARCPHAAFLGGRFHAYRESSAIVMRLLREVSPLVEPLSFDEAFVDLEQADLPDLEVATVRDFAEQLRARVTEATGGLTASVGIGTSKFIAKVASDLDKPDGLVVVEPGTERDLLRPMHVSVIPGVGPATVERLRRGGVHTVADLESVELDELVQLVGRSQGRGLHQLARAIDDRPVVPEREAKSVSVEGTYETDLTERRLLEGLLTRQAGEVAARLRKAGMSGRTVTIKVRLHDFTTVNRSTTLASPTDQAAMIGRMARALLGELIATTDLSGGVRLLGVGVSGLADWVQEDLFGETGEDGGAEDAELAALADVEVPRHSRGTWSPGMDVVHAEMGRGWVWGSGRGVVTVRFETAETTPGPVRSYAVDDPALSAWTPPAPEAEEDPGDDAPA; translated from the coding sequence GTGCGCGTCCACGCCTCCGTGCTCCACCTCGACCTCGATGCGTTCTTCGCCTCGGTGGAGCAGCGCGACAAGCCCTCGCTGCGCGGCAAGCCGGTGGTCGTGGGGGGCGTCGGCGGCCGCGGCGTGGTCTCCACCGCCTCCTACGAGGCCCGGCGCTACGGCGTGCGCTCGGCGATGTCGACCCGCGAGGCCCGCGCACGCTGTCCGCACGCCGCGTTCCTCGGGGGCCGCTTCCACGCCTACCGCGAGAGCAGCGCGATCGTCATGCGGCTGCTGCGCGAGGTCAGCCCGCTGGTGGAGCCGCTGTCCTTCGACGAGGCGTTCGTGGACCTGGAGCAGGCCGACCTGCCCGACCTCGAGGTCGCCACCGTGCGCGACTTCGCCGAGCAGCTGCGCGCCCGGGTCACCGAGGCCACCGGCGGGCTCACCGCCTCGGTGGGCATCGGCACCTCCAAGTTCATCGCCAAGGTGGCCAGCGACCTCGACAAGCCCGACGGGCTGGTGGTCGTCGAGCCCGGCACCGAGCGCGACCTGCTGCGCCCGATGCACGTGAGCGTGATCCCCGGCGTCGGCCCGGCCACCGTCGAGCGGCTGCGCCGCGGCGGCGTCCACACCGTCGCCGACCTCGAGTCCGTCGAGCTCGACGAGCTGGTCCAGCTGGTCGGCCGCTCCCAGGGCCGCGGCCTGCACCAGCTGGCCCGGGCCATCGACGACCGGCCGGTGGTCCCCGAGCGCGAGGCCAAGTCGGTGAGCGTCGAGGGCACCTACGAGACCGACCTGACCGAGCGGCGGCTGCTGGAGGGCCTGCTCACCCGGCAGGCCGGCGAGGTCGCCGCGCGGCTGCGCAAGGCCGGGATGTCCGGGCGCACGGTCACCATCAAGGTGCGCCTGCACGACTTCACCACCGTCAACCGCTCCACCACGCTCGCCTCCCCCACCGATCAGGCCGCGATGATCGGGCGGATGGCCCGGGCGCTGCTGGGCGAGCTGATCGCCACCACCGACCTCTCCGGCGGCGTGCGGCTGCTCGGCGTCGGTGTGTCGGGCCTGGCCGACTGGGTGCAGGAGGACCTGTTCGGGGAGACCGGCGAGGACGGCGGCGCCGAGGACGCCGAGCTGGCCGCGCTCGCCGACGTCGAGGTGCCCCGGCACTCCCGCGGCACCTGGTCCCCGGGCATGGACGTCGTGCACGCCGAGATGGGCCGTGGGTGGGTGTGGGGATCCGGGCGCGGCGTGGTGACGGTCCGCTTCGAGACCGCCGAGACCACACCCGGCCCCGTGCGCTCCTACGCCGTCGACGACCCTGCGCTCAGCGCCTGGACCCCGCCGGCCCCGGAGGCGGAGGAGGACCCGGGCGACGACGCGCCGGCGTGA
- a CDS encoding DUF4192 domain-containing protein: protein MQITARRPEDLLAVVPVVLGFHPSESVVLLTFGARRQFHARIDLPRTPAEIAATVEALLAPSVREEAQAVAFVLYAGERTAAVARWASRALVRGFERAGIRVVDAIRTDGECWFALLPGRDPAPSRGVRYDVTTHPISAQAVFEGRAVLASRSAVADTLRPNPAGSARLAEAVREARAADHDTVATAVAAAAREGHWSDPVLASVLLGLRDPKVRDAAWGSMRRPESPQHVRLWADAVRRAPGELCSGAAAVLAYAAWLAGDGALAWCAVDRCREHDPGNSLARLVADLLEQAVPPAVLGEQA from the coding sequence ATGCAGATCACCGCGCGCCGCCCCGAGGACCTGCTCGCCGTCGTGCCGGTCGTGCTCGGGTTCCACCCGTCGGAGTCGGTCGTGCTGCTGACCTTCGGCGCCCGCCGCCAGTTCCACGCCCGCATCGACCTGCCCCGCACCCCGGCGGAGATCGCCGCCACGGTCGAGGCCCTGCTCGCGCCGTCGGTGCGCGAGGAGGCGCAGGCCGTCGCCTTCGTGCTGTACGCCGGCGAGCGGACGGCGGCCGTCGCCCGCTGGGCGTCGCGGGCTCTGGTGCGCGGCTTCGAGCGGGCCGGCATCCGCGTCGTCGACGCGATCCGCACCGACGGCGAGTGCTGGTTCGCGCTGCTGCCCGGGCGCGACCCCGCACCCTCGCGCGGGGTGCGCTACGACGTCACCACGCACCCGATCAGCGCCCAGGCGGTCTTCGAGGGACGTGCCGTGCTCGCCTCGCGCAGCGCGGTGGCCGACACCCTGCGCCCCAACCCGGCCGGGTCCGCCCGGCTCGCCGAGGCGGTGCGGGAGGCGCGCGCTGCCGACCACGACACCGTCGCCACCGCGGTGGCCGCCGCGGCCCGCGAGGGCCACTGGTCCGACCCGGTCCTCGCCTCGGTGCTCCTCGGCCTGCGAGACCCGAAGGTGCGCGACGCCGCCTGGGGCTCGATGCGCCGGCCCGAGTCGCCGCAGCACGTCCGGCTGTGGGCCGACGCCGTACGCCGTGCGCCGGGGGAGCTGTGCTCCGGCGCGGCGGCGGTGCTGGCCTATGCCGCCTGGCTGGCCGGCGACGGGGCGCTCGCCTGGTGTGCGGTCGACCGGTGCCGCGAGCACGACCCGGGCAACTCGCTGGCCCGGCTGGTCGCCGACCTGCTCGAGCAGGCCGTGCCGCCCGCGGTCCTCGGCGAGCAGGCGTGA